A genomic segment from Gracilinanus agilis isolate LMUSP501 chromosome 1, AgileGrace, whole genome shotgun sequence encodes:
- the LOC123232238 gene encoding cytochrome b-c1 complex subunit 10 encodes MLNKLIGQRYKELVKYWLPTAGTWGAVGAVGLVWATDWRLILDWVPYINGKFKKNS; translated from the exons ATGCTGAACAAGTTAATAGGACAACGCTACAAGGAGCTGGTCAAGTACTG gcTTCCCACAGCAGGCACATGGGGTGCTGTTGGTGCTGTGGGGCTAGTTTGGGCCACTGACTGGCGTCTGATTCTGGATTGGGTGCCATACATCAATGGCAAATTTAAGAAAAACAGTTAA